A stretch of Amycolatopsis balhimycina FH 1894 DNA encodes these proteins:
- a CDS encoding dipeptide ABC transporter ATP-binding protein encodes MTGAGLLRLHDVAVSFGDVEAVRGVGYEVGAGEVVAVVGESGSGKTVTAMSLLGLLPPAARVTGRAELAGRDLYELTPDELREVRGGDVGMVFQEPMSALNPVFTIGDQLVEAIRAHRDVTAAAARERAVELLGLVGLPDPRARLRSYPHELSGGQLQRVVIAMAVANEPKLLIADEPTTALDVTVQAEILELLRDLRARLGTAILLITHDMGVVADLADRVVVMHDGRVVEQGAVEAIFTAPAEDYTRQLLGSVVSLSSAATTGLERALAADVSVGPGHVAAGEHPAVASVPDVPAEAPLLRVTDLAVTYRGRFRALAVHAAAGVNLHVAPGEVLGLVGESGSGKSTVARAVTGLITPTAGSVHIGDADITRVRGRAAKALRRRIGMVFQDPLSSLNPRTTVGESVATPLRLHRAARGSEVDSRVAELLSAVQLSPSLAARYPHELSGGQRQRACIARALALRPDLLVADEPTSALDVTIQARILDLLRELRHEFGFACLFISHDLAVIEQLADRVAVMHRGHVVEQGPAKDVLTAPAHPYTQRLLSAAPVADPEAQRRRREAWRQLR; translated from the coding sequence GTGACCGGAGCCGGGCTCCTGCGGCTGCACGACGTGGCGGTCTCGTTCGGGGACGTCGAAGCCGTCCGCGGGGTCGGCTACGAGGTCGGCGCGGGCGAGGTCGTCGCGGTGGTCGGGGAGTCCGGCTCCGGCAAGACGGTCACCGCGATGTCCCTGCTCGGCCTGCTCCCGCCCGCGGCCCGCGTAACAGGCCGCGCGGAGCTGGCCGGGCGGGACCTCTACGAGCTGACCCCGGACGAGCTGCGGGAAGTCCGCGGCGGGGACGTCGGGATGGTGTTCCAGGAGCCGATGAGCGCGCTGAACCCGGTGTTCACCATCGGGGACCAGCTCGTCGAGGCGATCCGCGCGCACCGCGACGTCACCGCCGCGGCGGCTCGGGAACGCGCGGTCGAGCTGCTCGGCCTGGTCGGGCTGCCGGACCCGCGTGCGCGGCTCCGGTCCTACCCGCACGAACTGTCCGGCGGGCAGCTGCAGCGCGTGGTGATCGCGATGGCGGTGGCGAACGAGCCGAAGCTGCTGATCGCCGACGAGCCGACCACCGCGCTGGACGTCACCGTGCAGGCGGAGATCCTCGAGCTCCTGCGGGACCTGCGGGCACGGCTGGGCACGGCGATCCTGTTGATCACGCACGACATGGGCGTGGTCGCCGACCTCGCCGACCGGGTCGTCGTGATGCACGACGGCCGCGTCGTCGAGCAGGGCGCCGTCGAGGCGATCTTCACCGCGCCGGCCGAGGACTACACGCGGCAGCTGCTCGGCTCGGTCGTCTCGCTCAGCAGCGCGGCGACGACCGGGCTCGAACGCGCGCTGGCCGCGGACGTTTCGGTCGGGCCGGGGCACGTCGCCGCCGGGGAGCACCCGGCGGTGGCGTCGGTCCCCGACGTGCCTGCCGAGGCACCGCTGCTGCGCGTGACGGACCTGGCGGTCACCTACCGCGGCCGGTTCCGCGCGCTGGCCGTGCACGCCGCCGCGGGGGTCAACCTGCACGTGGCGCCGGGGGAGGTCCTCGGCCTGGTCGGGGAGTCGGGCTCGGGCAAGAGCACGGTGGCCCGGGCGGTCACCGGCTTGATCACGCCCACGGCGGGGTCGGTGCACATCGGGGACGCGGACATCACCCGGGTGCGCGGCCGGGCGGCGAAGGCGCTGCGACGCCGGATCGGCATGGTGTTCCAGGATCCGCTGTCGTCGTTGAACCCGCGGACGACGGTGGGGGAGAGCGTCGCGACGCCGCTGCGGCTGCACCGGGCGGCTCGCGGGTCCGAAGTGGACAGCCGGGTCGCGGAGCTGCTTTCCGCTGTGCAGCTGTCGCCGTCGCTGGCCGCGCGTTACCCGCACGAGCTGTCGGGTGGCCAGCGCCAGCGCGCCTGCATCGCGCGGGCGCTGGCCCTGCGGCCGGACCTGCTGGTGGCCGACGAGCCGACGAGCGCGCTCGACGTCACCATCCAGGCCCGGATCCTCGACCTGCTGCGCGAGCTGCGGCACGAGTTCGGCTTCGCCTGCCTGTTCATCAGCCACGACCTCGCGGTGATCGAGCAGCTCGCCGACCGGGTCGCGGTGATGCACCGCGGGCACGTCGTCGAGCAGGGCCCGGCCAAGGACGTCCTGACCGCACCGGCGCACCCGTACACGCAGCGGCTGCTGTCGGCGGCGCCGGTCGCCGACCCGGAGGCTCAGCGCCGGCGCCGCGAAGCCTGGCGGCAGCTGCGCTAA
- a CDS encoding ABC transporter substrate-binding protein produces MKQLRFAVGVLAAVMLLTACGANDTPAGQGGTVKPGGTLVLLNDAPSITWDPAKSSNLVVTTLGLIHRRLTSWDVAPGKDTTIVPDLATDTGRPSDGGKTWTFTLKDGLKYADGTPIKSEDVKWGLERSFAAAFSGGLAYHKDLLSPGLAYKGPFDGGKELDTVQTPDAKTIVFHLARAYGDFNWVASTPAFSPVPKGKGAEANYGDHPVASGPYQLQSYERGKSAKLTRNPNWSRDEDKTRLANPDTIDFELGQDTGVISKRLVDDTGKDRAAFGMTFASPAQLAQIQGNASAKSRLVTSESGALAYLSLNTQRGNLKNPKVRQAFQYAVDKAAFQVASAGSPQLAGDVATTLITPGLQGRDQYDLYPAPPSGDPAKAKQLLAEAGFPNGLDGLVMATHNERGFPEKAAAIQASLARANIKATIKPLDDDTYTSEVDTKGLSDFDLTLTSWQPDIPSANANIQPLFQSTEIGNGGYNESRYSNPEVDALIAEAQATVDPAEAGKKWAALDKKILADSPVVPLIYTRNSFLHGSQVGDVRIGRFPAYVDYRKFGLVQ; encoded by the coding sequence ATGAAACAGCTGCGGTTCGCCGTGGGGGTGCTGGCCGCCGTCATGCTGCTGACGGCGTGCGGGGCCAACGACACACCCGCCGGACAGGGCGGCACCGTCAAACCGGGCGGCACCCTCGTCCTGCTCAACGACGCGCCGTCGATCACCTGGGACCCGGCGAAGAGCTCGAACCTGGTCGTCACCACGCTCGGGCTGATCCACCGGCGGCTGACGTCGTGGGACGTCGCGCCGGGCAAGGACACCACGATCGTGCCCGACCTGGCCACCGACACCGGACGGCCCAGCGACGGCGGCAAGACCTGGACGTTCACCCTGAAGGACGGCCTGAAGTACGCCGACGGAACGCCGATCAAGAGCGAAGACGTCAAGTGGGGTCTGGAGCGCTCGTTCGCTGCCGCCTTCTCCGGCGGTCTGGCCTACCACAAGGACCTGCTCTCGCCGGGCCTGGCGTACAAGGGCCCGTTCGACGGCGGCAAGGAACTCGACACCGTCCAGACGCCGGACGCCAAGACCATCGTCTTCCACCTCGCCCGCGCCTACGGCGACTTCAACTGGGTCGCCAGCACCCCGGCGTTCTCGCCGGTGCCGAAGGGCAAGGGCGCCGAAGCGAACTACGGCGACCACCCGGTCGCGTCCGGCCCGTACCAGCTGCAGAGCTACGAGCGCGGCAAGTCGGCGAAGCTGACGCGCAACCCGAACTGGAGCCGCGACGAGGACAAGACGCGGCTGGCCAACCCGGACACCATCGACTTCGAGCTCGGCCAGGACACCGGGGTCATCTCCAAGCGCCTGGTCGACGACACGGGCAAGGACCGTGCCGCCTTCGGCATGACGTTCGCCTCGCCCGCCCAGCTGGCGCAGATCCAGGGCAACGCCTCGGCGAAGTCACGGCTGGTGACGTCGGAATCCGGGGCGCTGGCCTACCTTTCGCTGAACACCCAGCGCGGCAACCTGAAGAACCCGAAGGTGCGCCAGGCGTTCCAGTACGCCGTCGACAAGGCCGCGTTCCAGGTGGCCAGCGCCGGCAGCCCCCAGCTGGCCGGTGACGTCGCCACCACGCTGATCACGCCCGGCCTGCAGGGGCGTGATCAGTACGACCTGTACCCGGCGCCGCCGTCCGGCGACCCGGCGAAGGCCAAGCAGCTGCTGGCCGAGGCGGGCTTCCCGAACGGGCTCGACGGCCTGGTCATGGCCACCCACAACGAACGGGGTTTCCCGGAGAAGGCCGCGGCGATCCAGGCTTCGCTGGCCCGGGCGAACATCAAGGCCACGATCAAGCCGCTCGACGACGACACCTACACGTCCGAAGTGGACACCAAGGGCCTCTCGGACTTCGACCTGACGCTCACCTCGTGGCAGCCGGACATCCCCTCGGCCAACGCGAACATCCAGCCGCTGTTCCAGTCCACCGAGATCGGCAACGGCGGGTACAACGAGTCCCGCTACAGCAACCCCGAGGTCGACGCGCTGATCGCCGAGGCGCAGGCCACGGTGGACCCGGCCGAGGCAGGCAAGAAGTGGGCGGCGCTGGACAAGAAGATCCTCGCCGACTCGCCGGTGGTGCCGCTGATCTACACCCGCAACTCGTTCCTGCACGGCTCGCAGGTCGGTGACGTCCGGATCGGGCGCTTCCCGGCCTACGTCGACTACCGCAAGTTCGGGCTCGTCCAGTGA
- a CDS encoding ABC transporter permease encodes MRTARFVATRFAGMLLVLLVVAFVTFVVFYVLPADPARMACGRPCSPEGLRLAREFMGYDVPWYRQFLDFLGGIVGGRTFGTGTAAIHCAAPCFGYDFQNNVDVLSEIGGRIEVSFSVALGAAVIWIVLGVGLGVLSALRRGTAVDRITMAAAMTGVSMPAYLAGMIGITIFAFALDVVPKSGYVPLSENPAQWAWHLVLPWFVLAFLHAAIYARLTRGQMLETLGEDYVRTARAKGLTERKVVGRHALRNVLLPVVTVFGVDLGGLLAGTVITERIFGMAGVGRLLVDAIASLNLPVLLGVTLFSALLVTVLNFLVDLCYGALDPRARLV; translated from the coding sequence ATGCGCACCGCCCGCTTCGTCGCCACCCGCTTCGCCGGGATGCTCCTGGTCCTGCTCGTCGTCGCCTTCGTGACGTTCGTGGTGTTCTACGTCCTGCCCGCCGACCCCGCCCGGATGGCGTGCGGCCGCCCGTGCTCGCCGGAAGGACTCCGGCTCGCGCGGGAGTTCATGGGCTACGACGTCCCGTGGTACCGGCAGTTCCTCGACTTCCTCGGCGGGATCGTCGGCGGCCGCACGTTCGGCACGGGTACCGCGGCGATCCACTGCGCCGCCCCCTGCTTCGGCTACGACTTCCAGAACAACGTCGACGTGCTCAGCGAGATCGGCGGCCGGATCGAGGTCAGCTTCTCCGTCGCGCTGGGTGCGGCCGTGATCTGGATCGTCCTCGGCGTCGGGCTCGGCGTGCTTTCGGCGCTGCGCCGCGGCACGGCCGTCGACCGGATCACGATGGCCGCCGCGATGACCGGCGTGTCCATGCCCGCCTACCTGGCCGGGATGATCGGGATCACGATCTTCGCGTTCGCGCTCGACGTCGTGCCGAAGTCCGGTTATGTGCCCCTGAGCGAAAACCCCGCCCAGTGGGCCTGGCACCTCGTGCTGCCGTGGTTCGTCCTGGCCTTCCTGCACGCTGCCATCTACGCGCGGCTGACCCGCGGCCAGATGCTGGAAACCCTCGGCGAGGACTACGTCCGCACCGCGCGGGCCAAGGGCCTCACCGAGCGGAAGGTGGTGGGGCGGCACGCTTTGCGCAACGTCCTGCTGCCGGTGGTCACGGTGTTCGGCGTCGACCTCGGCGGCCTGCTGGCCGGGACGGTGATCACCGAGCGGATCTTCGGCATGGCCGGGGTCGGGCGGCTGCTCGTCGACGCGATCGCGTCGCTCAACCTGCCGGTGCTGCTGGGCGTGACGCTGTTCTCGGCCCTGCTGGTGACGGTCCTGAACTTCCTGGTCGATCTCTGCTACGGCGCGCTCGATCCGCGGGCGCGCCTCGTTTGA
- a CDS encoding ABC transporter permease — protein MVKPPPTPAGVPALAARSLPAAVWRAVRSGRWTSVCALLVVGIVLLAAGADLFAGVEGQSLVPDIATLGPTGLPAGTLGGVSGAHWFGVEPLTGVDLFALVAHGARTSLLVGLGATVLATALGVVIGVSAGYLGGWWDRLVTWTADVILGFPYLIFMVALGAVLPVDFPRQVTLIVVLGLFGWPRVARIVRAQALTLSRRDFVAAAKVIGGGPWHVITKELLPNLWAPIIVVASLSIPSMIGSEAALSFLGVGVLPPTPSWGRTISTAIDFFETDPMYLVFPGLLLFLITLAFNVVGDAVRDALDPRSGGAA, from the coding sequence GTGGTCAAACCTCCGCCGACACCCGCCGGTGTCCCGGCCCTCGCGGCACGTTCCCTGCCGGCCGCGGTGTGGCGTGCCGTCCGCTCCGGGCGGTGGACGTCCGTCTGTGCGCTCCTGGTCGTCGGCATCGTGCTGCTCGCCGCCGGGGCCGATCTGTTCGCCGGAGTCGAAGGGCAGAGCCTGGTCCCGGACATCGCCACACTCGGCCCGACCGGGCTCCCGGCGGGGACGCTGGGCGGGGTGAGCGGGGCGCACTGGTTCGGTGTCGAGCCGCTGACCGGTGTCGACCTCTTCGCGCTCGTCGCGCACGGCGCGCGGACGTCGTTGCTCGTCGGGCTCGGCGCCACCGTGCTCGCCACCGCCCTCGGTGTCGTGATCGGAGTCAGCGCCGGCTACCTCGGCGGCTGGTGGGACCGCCTGGTGACCTGGACCGCCGACGTCATCCTCGGGTTCCCGTACCTGATCTTCATGGTCGCGCTCGGCGCGGTCCTGCCGGTCGACTTCCCGCGGCAGGTCACGTTGATCGTCGTGCTCGGGCTCTTCGGCTGGCCGCGCGTGGCCAGGATCGTGCGGGCGCAGGCCCTGACGCTGTCCCGACGCGATTTCGTCGCCGCCGCCAAGGTCATCGGCGGCGGGCCGTGGCACGTGATCACGAAGGAACTGCTGCCCAACCTCTGGGCGCCGATCATCGTCGTCGCCAGCCTGTCCATCCCGTCGATGATCGGCAGTGAGGCCGCGCTGTCGTTCCTGGGCGTCGGCGTCCTGCCTCCGACGCCCAGCTGGGGGCGCACGATCAGCACCGCCATCGACTTCTTCGAAACCGACCCGATGTACCTGGTCTTCCCCGGCCTCCTGCTGTTCCTCATCACGCTGGCCTTCAACGTCGTCGGCGACGCCGTTCGCGACGCGCTCGATCCGCGCTCGGGAGGTGCGGCCTGA